The Mycoplasma nasistruthionis genome contains a region encoding:
- a CDS encoding thermonuclease family protein gives MKIKSLLNKLLLLTLPASVITTLSSSCSAETKSNEQPFPLENISPVQPLKTPELKVVQNHNTNSYLKQIILDTSTAETISLVNSNITKLNEGNNLGLLDDASGFSLNLPKYAEVFFPGDKYKQKRDQVLSIKNNFDMFVRNSLFKSDVDVSLFRIQLHTALQDWLNKIQEYRYESHPELTNWAFLLDDPADGDTFYRYYYFDKQNNLIQAQTGFRFRGVDTPETDKPSTKGKLAKYEDLYAQMAKRALKSIIVQNAGVFYLNPLNTDKYNRQIGFIFKNNEMNLEDEFGAQLVKMGLGRVAYIGERNSNYYPVQTDRQEQYLHLILKLQQQAKEAQKGFWKHNINDVFYKNTGNKK, from the coding sequence ATGAAAATAAAGTCATTATTAAACAAATTATTACTTCTAACCCTTCCAGCTAGTGTTATAACCACTTTATCTTCTTCATGCTCAGCAGAAACAAAATCAAACGAACAGCCTTTTCCTTTAGAAAATATTAGTCCAGTACAACCACTAAAGACACCAGAATTAAAAGTTGTTCAAAATCATAACACTAATTCATATTTAAAACAAATTATTTTAGACACCAGCACAGCAGAAACAATTTCTTTAGTGAATTCAAACATCACTAAATTAAACGAAGGCAACAATTTAGGTTTATTAGATGATGCTTCAGGTTTTTCACTTAATTTACCTAAATATGCTGAAGTTTTCTTTCCAGGTGATAAATATAAGCAAAAAAGAGATCAGGTTTTAAGTATCAAAAATAATTTTGATATGTTTGTTAGAAACTCACTGTTTAAATCTGATGTTGATGTTTCTTTATTCAGAATCCAACTTCATACAGCACTTCAAGACTGATTAAATAAAATTCAAGAATATAGATATGAATCGCATCCAGAATTAACTAACTGAGCTTTCTTGCTAGATGATCCAGCTGATGGAGATACTTTTTATAGATATTATTATTTTGACAAACAAAATAACTTAATTCAAGCTCAAACTGGTTTTAGATTTAGAGGGGTAGATACTCCAGAAACAGACAAACCAAGCACAAAAGGTAAATTGGCTAAATATGAAGACCTATACGCGCAAATGGCTAAAAGAGCATTAAAAAGCATAATCGTACAAAATGCTGGAGTGTTTTACTTAAATCCCTTAAATACTGATAAATACAACCGACAAATTGGATTTATTTTTAAAAATAATGAAATGAATTTAGAAGATGAGTTTGGTGCTCAATTAGTTAAAATGGGGTTAGGCAGAGTTGCTTATATAGGCGAAAGAAACTCTAATTATTATCCAGTTCAAACTGATAGACAAGAGCAATATTTACACTTAATTTTAAAACTACAGCAACAAGCAAAAGAGGCACAAAAAGGTTTTTGAAAACACAATATCAATGATGTTTTCTACAAAAACACAGGCAACAAAAAATAA
- a CDS encoding Eco57I restriction-modification methylase domain-containing protein, producing the protein MKKVQYGQYFTKSSVWLRPQIIDFIKQSNCKIAYDPFAGDGDLLKVSKLYGINKTIGKDIDESLDWQINDSLISIPSYQEAIIITNPPYLAKNSATRKKIDLSKYFNRSKYDDLYLIALETMIKAQKYIVAIIPESFINSNFKQKQFLNSITILEQNPFNDTEQPVCIVCFDGVLKDFSDIKIYKNDIYMGTLDQLENIRLNPDKSTQIKFNDPNGWLGLRAIDSSNDNNKIEFNFKDKIKYDWNRLNHTSRHFTLISIEVSDHLKTKFINKCNEILCQIRTKSADAILTAFMGNTKTGIRRRRLDFKLARAIIETALKEL; encoded by the coding sequence ATGAAAAAAGTACAATATGGTCAATATTTCACCAAAAGTTCAGTCTGACTTAGACCACAAATAATAGACTTTATTAAACAATCGAATTGCAAGATTGCTTATGACCCATTTGCTGGAGATGGTGATTTACTAAAAGTTAGTAAACTTTATGGAATAAACAAAACAATCGGAAAAGATATAGATGAATCATTAGATTGACAAATAAATGATTCGCTAATTTCTATCCCCTCATATCAAGAAGCAATAATCATTACTAACCCACCTTATCTAGCTAAAAATTCTGCAACACGTAAGAAAATAGATTTGTCAAAATACTTTAATAGATCTAAATATGATGATTTATATTTAATTGCTTTAGAGACTATGATTAAGGCTCAAAAGTATATAGTTGCAATAATACCCGAGTCATTTATTAACTCAAACTTTAAACAAAAGCAATTTTTAAATTCAATTACTATTTTAGAACAAAATCCTTTCAATGATACTGAACAACCAGTTTGTATTGTTTGCTTTGATGGTGTTTTAAAAGATTTTAGTGATATTAAAATATACAAAAACGACATTTATATGGGAACTTTAGATCAACTAGAAAACATTCGATTGAATCCTGATAAGTCTACACAAATTAAATTTAACGATCCGAATGGATGATTAGGTCTAAGAGCAATTGATAGCTCAAATGATAACAATAAAATTGAATTCAACTTTAAAGACAAAATTAAATATGATTGAAATCGTTTAAATCACACATCTAGACACTTTACATTAATTTCAATTGAAGTCAGTGATCACTTGAAAACTAAATTTATTAACAAATGTAATGAAATATTATGTCAAATAAGAACAAAGTCGGCTGATGCTATTTTAACTGCGTTTATGGGTAATACTAAAACTGGAATAAGAAGGCGAAGATTAGATTTCAAACTAGCTAGAGCAATTATTGAAACTGCATTAAAAGAACTTTAA
- the rpoE gene encoding DNA-directed RNA polymerase subunit delta yields MENKVVRTMLEIAIEVVNSNTKREYDFHEIFNVVESELEQVWREKFTKNGELYEKVRETKMGELHRLLTVDKRFEYAGNGKWEGKNY; encoded by the coding sequence ATGGAAAACAAAGTAGTTAGAACAATGTTAGAAATTGCTATTGAAGTAGTTAATTCAAACACTAAACGTGAATATGATTTTCACGAAATTTTCAACGTTGTTGAATCAGAATTAGAACAAGTTTGAAGAGAAAAATTCACTAAAAATGGTGAATTATATGAAAAAGTAAGAGAAACAAAAATGGGTGAATTACACCGTTTATTAACCGTTGACAAAAGATTTGAATATGCTGGCAACGGAAAATGAGAAGGAAAAAACTACTAA
- a CDS encoding DALR anticodon-binding domain-containing protein, translating into MCRTKLLNHPHEATYSILINAVANVLKTGLNLIGVSAPDKM; encoded by the coding sequence TTATGCCGAACAAAATTATTAAATCATCCGCATGAAGCAACTTACAGCATTTTAATTAATGCAGTTGCTAATGTTTTAAAAACTGGATTAAATTTAATTGGTGTTTCTGCACCTGATAAAATGTAA
- the argS gene encoding arginine--tRNA ligase, whose translation MTLKNIVKNTIKNAVKSLIEENYFDNQFDLNSLDFALTEAKVPDDLNQDNVVYHFSTNLAFILKQFKKTAPEIIANQLATTMLENKIFQQVDVAKPGFINIVLNNSVFLETMLNIYQAKNSFGANVFDSKEKINVEYVSANPTGFLHVGHARGAAFGDSLVRILRYAGLNVDSEYYVNDAGNQINVLKDSIYVRYLELFGINKPMPEDCYRGSDIIWAAQQIKDKYGDFFLENTPEKQAELKNVASAILLDKIKSDLAEFNVNIDIYSSEKKLSENNLINPVIQDLKTHTYTQDGALFLKTTDYGDDKDRVLVKSDGSFTYLTPDIAYHKSKFSRADKLINIWGADHSGYIARMKIAMQCLGFNPDKLDILTIQLVRLIKDGEEFKMSKRAGTSVTLADLLEVSSADAVRFMMLTREINNKFDFDIDLANSHDANNPVFIVQYAHSRAVSLIQKLKPATFSDQLKLSEKAKRLILVLDNFAELIKTIVSTTKVNLLTQYLIDLAKAFNSFYAEQNY comes from the coding sequence ATGACCTTAAAAAATATCGTAAAAAATACCATTAAAAATGCTGTAAAAAGTTTAATTGAAGAAAATTATTTTGATAACCAATTTGATTTAAATTCATTAGATTTTGCTTTGACAGAAGCAAAAGTTCCAGATGATTTAAATCAAGATAATGTTGTTTATCATTTTTCAACCAACTTGGCATTTATTCTAAAGCAGTTTAAAAAAACGGCGCCAGAGATTATTGCTAATCAACTTGCTACAACAATGCTAGAAAACAAGATTTTTCAGCAAGTTGATGTTGCTAAACCTGGTTTTATCAATATTGTTTTAAATAATTCAGTCTTTTTAGAAACAATGTTGAACATTTATCAAGCTAAAAATTCTTTTGGTGCTAATGTTTTTGATAGCAAAGAAAAAATTAACGTTGAATATGTATCAGCAAATCCGACTGGGTTTTTACATGTTGGGCATGCTCGTGGAGCTGCTTTTGGAGATTCTTTAGTTAGAATTTTAAGATATGCAGGTTTAAATGTTGATTCTGAATATTATGTAAATGATGCTGGAAATCAAATTAATGTTTTAAAAGATTCTATTTATGTAAGATATTTAGAATTATTTGGAATTAATAAACCTATGCCAGAAGATTGTTACAGAGGTTCAGATATTATTTGAGCAGCTCAACAAATTAAAGATAAATATGGTGACTTTTTCTTAGAAAACACACCTGAAAAACAAGCTGAATTAAAAAATGTAGCATCTGCGATTTTACTTGACAAAATTAAATCTGATTTAGCTGAATTTAATGTTAATATTGATATTTACTCAAGTGAAAAGAAACTATCTGAAAACAACTTAATTAATCCTGTTATTCAAGATTTAAAAACTCATACATACACTCAAGATGGTGCTTTATTTTTAAAAACAACAGATTATGGCGACGATAAAGATCGTGTTTTAGTTAAAAGTGATGGGTCATTTACATACTTAACACCTGACATTGCTTATCATAAGTCAAAATTTTCACGTGCTGACAAGTTAATTAATATTTGAGGTGCAGATCACTCAGGTTATATTGCTAGAATGAAAATTGCAATGCAATGTTTAGGTTTTAACCCTGATAAGTTAGACATTTTAACAATTCAATTAGTTAGATTAATTAAAGATGGTGAAGAATTTAAAATGTCCAAACGTGCTGGAACTAGCGTTACTTTAGCTGACTTATTAGAAGTTTCATCAGCTGATGCTGTTAGATTCATGATGTTAACTAGAGAAATCAATAATAAGTTTGATTTTGATATAGATTTGGCTAACTCTCATGATGCTAACAATCCAGTCTTTATCGTACAATATGCTCACTCTAGAGCCGTGTCACTGATACAAAAATTAAAACCAGCAACCTTTTCAGATCAATTAAAATTATCTGAAAAAGCTAAGAGATTAATTCTTGTGCTTGACAATTTTGCAGAATTGATTAAAACTATTGTTTCAACAACAAAAGTTAATTTATTAACTCAATACTTAATTGATTTAGCTAAAGCATTTAACAGTTTTTATGCCGAACAAAATTATTAA
- a CDS encoding class I tRNA ligase family protein, with product MLKVYVCGPTVYNDVHIGNLRPIVTMDLMLKSARAIGLKFNFIHNITDIDDKIINRAIQEKKTEKEISEYYANQYLELLEKFNVDTITKIEYVTENMQEIEKTISRIVRFGYAYPDDKGNVWYNVFKSKRVYGKVSNQNIENMVYEDQNYDKHHPADFAIWKATNMGVKYQTQFGEGRPGWHTECAAIIDKHFRGRGVDIHGGGMDLTFPHHENENIQFWAANERMMISKKWIRTGQINLQGEKMSKSLQNVILAKDFIKEHHPDVLKMIFLLSSLTGTINIDEAIFENVKAIFRKIKKIYFTNHILNLKTIPNLKHDEQIFDRMLYSVFNTHFAEFNKDLNEMIKKINLNQDPVLITTLVEVIDILGFSFKDFDYEAYRPIYNEWKHLMNIKDYENADRKRAILMDKGLI from the coding sequence ATGCTTAAAGTATATGTATGTGGTCCGACGGTCTATAATGACGTTCATATAGGGAATTTAAGACCGATTGTGACCATGGATTTAATGTTGAAAAGTGCTAGAGCGATAGGATTAAAGTTTAATTTTATCCATAATATCACAGATATTGATGACAAAATAATCAACAGAGCAATCCAAGAGAAAAAAACAGAAAAAGAAATTTCAGAATACTATGCAAATCAATATTTAGAGTTGCTTGAAAAATTCAATGTTGACACTATTACAAAAATTGAATACGTAACTGAAAACATGCAAGAGATTGAAAAAACAATTTCACGTATAGTGCGTTTCGGTTATGCATATCCTGATGACAAGGGAAATGTTTGATACAACGTATTTAAAAGTAAAAGAGTTTATGGGAAAGTATCAAACCAAAACATTGAAAACATGGTTTATGAAGATCAAAACTATGACAAGCATCATCCAGCTGATTTCGCTATCTGAAAAGCAACAAATATGGGAGTAAAATATCAAACTCAATTTGGCGAAGGTAGACCAGGTTGGCATACAGAATGTGCGGCTATTATTGACAAACACTTCAGAGGAAGAGGTGTTGACATTCATGGTGGAGGAATGGATTTAACATTTCCACACCATGAAAACGAAAATATCCAATTTTGAGCAGCAAATGAAAGAATGATGATTTCAAAAAAATGAATCAGAACTGGACAAATTAACCTTCAAGGTGAAAAAATGTCAAAATCTTTACAAAATGTAATTTTAGCTAAAGATTTTATCAAAGAACATCATCCTGATGTTTTAAAAATGATTTTCCTTTTAAGTTCATTAACAGGAACAATCAACATCGATGAAGCAATTTTTGAAAACGTTAAAGCGATTTTCAGAAAAATTAAGAAAATTTATTTCACAAATCACATATTGAATTTAAAAACTATTCCAAACTTAAAGCACGATGAACAAATTTTTGACAGAATGCTTTATTCAGTTTTTAATACCCATTTTGCTGAATTCAATAAGGATTTAAACGAAATGATTAAGAAAATTAATTTAAATCAAGATCCAGTTTTAATTACAACATTAGTTGAAGTAATTGATATTTTAGGGTTTTCATTTAAAGATTTTGATTATGAAGCTTATAGACCGATTTATAACGAATGAAAACATCTGATGAATATCAAAGATTATGAAAATGCAGATCGTAAAAGAGCTATTTTAATGGATAAAGGCTTAATTTAG
- the rlmB gene encoding 23S rRNA (guanosine(2251)-2'-O)-methyltransferase RlmB — translation MKNTNKNKLFNKNKEAKSLNVPKLFVCGRNSVLEAYKNGFKFSLILVADPMHLKLFQGNSKTKVQLVSKDEIKQITNENHQGFIGFIESWNYLNVDHLIKNQPKLVLALDKVQDPHNLGAIIRTANAAGVKDIILTKSQSAEISTTVLKIASGGFIGVNFYRVNSLSATLTKLKDHNYWVYATTLDEKALPHTIVQYNTPSVLVVGNEGEGVSKSVLSVTDQTVYIKQAGTVQSLNVSVATGIVLFDAINKLD, via the coding sequence ATGAAAAATACAAACAAAAACAAACTTTTTAATAAGAATAAAGAAGCTAAAAGTTTAAATGTGCCAAAATTATTTGTGTGTGGGAGAAACTCGGTATTAGAAGCATACAAAAATGGTTTTAAATTTTCCTTAATTTTAGTTGCAGATCCAATGCACCTAAAGCTTTTCCAAGGTAATTCAAAAACTAAAGTGCAGCTAGTATCGAAAGACGAAATTAAACAAATCACCAATGAAAATCATCAAGGTTTCATTGGTTTCATTGAAAGTTGAAACTATTTAAATGTGGATCATTTAATTAAAAATCAACCTAAATTAGTTCTTGCTCTTGACAAAGTTCAAGATCCACATAATTTAGGAGCAATAATCCGTACAGCTAATGCTGCAGGGGTTAAAGATATTATTTTAACCAAATCACAATCAGCTGAAATTTCAACAACTGTGTTGAAAATTGCATCTGGAGGTTTTATTGGTGTGAATTTTTATCGTGTAAATAGTTTAAGTGCTACTTTAACTAAATTAAAAGATCACAATTATTGAGTTTATGCGACAACTTTAGATGAAAAAGCTTTACCGCACACTATAGTTCAATACAACACACCTTCTGTGTTAGTGGTAGGAAACGAAGGAGAAGGTGTATCAAAAAGTGTTTTATCAGTCACTGATCAAACAGTTTACATCAAACAAGCAGGGACTGTGCAGTCGTTAAATGTATCTGTAGCAACTGGTATTGTATTATTTGATGCTATAAATAAACTTGACTAA
- the rpmG gene encoding 50S ribosomal protein L33, with protein MKSNNKVSIACELCKRKNYSTNKSAGNQKRLEIAKFCKNCNQKTLHKEEI; from the coding sequence ATGAAAAGCAACAACAAAGTATCAATTGCTTGTGAATTATGCAAGCGTAAAAATTATTCAACAAACAAAAGTGCAGGAAATCAAAAACGCCTAGAAATAGCCAAGTTTTGCAAAAATTGTAATCAAAAAACCTTGCACAAGGAAGAGATCTAA
- the secE gene encoding preprotein translocase subunit SecE: MSDNKQITASKPSIFNRFKNRKKIYFARKVAKDIKRVRWPDAKTNWYNMLKIIIFTSLFALFVYAVTIGFTSLWKLIQAF; the protein is encoded by the coding sequence ATGTCTGATAACAAACAAATTACAGCAAGCAAGCCAAGCATCTTTAACCGTTTTAAAAATCGTAAAAAAATATACTTTGCACGTAAAGTAGCAAAAGATATTAAACGTGTTAGATGACCTGATGCTAAAACAAATTGATACAATATGTTAAAAATTATCATTTTTACTAGTTTGTTTGCTTTATTCGTGTATGCTGTTACAATTGGTTTTACATCACTATGAAAATTAATTCAAGCATTTTAA
- the nusG gene encoding transcription termination/antitermination protein NusG produces the protein MDKNFKWYMISTVRGKEEQVLEALNNRIVAEKVAHCFDSEATEFGAFKIFKKPTITAKEMDKKRLGEAYKIKEVNIYPGYIFGRIDFTDEAWFVVRNTQFVTGIIGSSGKGAKPTPVEAREIRKMFQKEKEARDQFNSGKNLLHLQLNDIVEVVDGPYKGEKGPIVKLDINYNNATIIIESFGKKTEVELDLDNLKPTEEY, from the coding sequence ATGGACAAAAATTTTAAATGATACATGATTTCAACTGTTAGAGGTAAAGAAGAGCAAGTTCTAGAAGCTTTAAACAACCGTATCGTTGCTGAAAAAGTTGCACATTGCTTCGATTCAGAAGCTACTGAATTTGGTGCTTTTAAAATCTTTAAAAAACCAACTATTACAGCAAAAGAAATGGATAAAAAACGTTTAGGCGAAGCTTATAAAATCAAAGAAGTTAACATCTATCCAGGTTATATTTTTGGAAGAATTGACTTTACAGATGAAGCTTGATTTGTTGTACGTAATACACAATTTGTAACAGGTATTATTGGTTCATCAGGTAAAGGTGCTAAACCAACACCAGTTGAAGCTCGTGAAATTAGAAAAATGTTTCAAAAAGAAAAAGAAGCTAGAGATCAATTTAATTCAGGTAAAAACTTATTGCATTTACAACTAAATGATATTGTTGAAGTAGTAGATGGACCATATAAAGGTGAAAAAGGTCCAATTGTTAAATTAGACATTAATTACAACAACGCAACAATTATCATTGAAAGCTTCGGTAAGAAAACAGAAGTAGAATTAGACCTTGACAACTTAAAACCAACAGAAGAGTATTAA
- a CDS encoding ABC transporter permease: MKQLLIRNLKIYFKNKSGVFFSLLGVIVIFALFVLFIGNAVKDRLHVIGNVDTNNLLNYWMLSGMLSSVPLTSCLGAYAVMVSDKENKQLKDLYVAPVSKSVIMTSYLLTGIIVSVIMSLCVLVFGQSYVLIKGGSLLNWQNGLLVVAVILLTCFMSNAIVCFVILFIKNNNAFTTISIIIGTLVGFLVGAYVSIGTLPSAVQWVIKAFPNAYSAGLFRQYFMTKELDNIQANLIVIDNLNNSIKAINDSTSLSQSQLMILNSSLDSAIDLSKNIKLADNSNAEIAYKLTEIKTILNSGNYDAAYLKDTATYLASIDKYLGSAWFETWRTNFEVNIGMVYQYGDYKLNSYWYYLIITTVGLVFYVLSSLIIVKKPKSMR, translated from the coding sequence ATGAAACAACTACTAATTAGAAATTTAAAGATTTACTTTAAAAATAAAAGTGGTGTGTTTTTTTCACTTTTAGGTGTAATTGTTATTTTTGCCTTATTTGTTTTATTTATTGGCAATGCGGTTAAAGACAGATTGCATGTAATTGGTAATGTTGATACTAATAATTTATTAAATTATTGGATGTTATCTGGTATGTTATCTTCCGTGCCATTAACTAGTTGCTTAGGCGCTTATGCTGTTATGGTATCAGACAAAGAAAATAAGCAACTAAAAGATTTATATGTAGCTCCTGTATCTAAAAGTGTCATAATGACTTCTTATTTACTTACTGGTATTATCGTTAGTGTTATTATGTCTCTTTGTGTACTTGTCTTTGGACAATCTTATGTCTTAATTAAAGGTGGGAGTTTATTAAACTGGCAAAATGGTTTATTAGTTGTTGCTGTAATTTTACTTACTTGTTTTATGTCAAATGCAATTGTATGTTTTGTTATATTGTTCATTAAAAACAATAACGCCTTTACAACAATTAGCATTATTATTGGTACTTTGGTAGGATTTTTAGTCGGAGCTTATGTTTCAATTGGCACATTACCTTCTGCTGTGCAATGGGTTATTAAAGCATTTCCAAATGCTTATAGTGCTGGATTATTTAGACAGTATTTTATGACAAAAGAACTTGATAATATCCAAGCTAATTTAATAGTTATTGATAATTTAAATAACAGTATTAAAGCCATAAATGATTCAACTAGTTTATCTCAAAGTCAATTAATGATACTTAATTCATCACTAGATAGTGCAATTGACTTAAGTAAAAATATCAAACTAGCTGATAATAGCAATGCTGAAATAGCATATAAACTAACTGAAATTAAAACAATATTAAATTCAGGTAATTATGACGCTGCTTATTTAAAAGATACAGCAACTTATTTGGCTTCAATTGATAAATACCTTGGTAGTGCTTGATTTGAAACATGAAGAACTAATTTTGAAGTTAATATTGGTATGGTTTATCAATATGGAGATTATAAGTTAAATAGTTATTGATATTATTTAATAATAACAACTGTTGGTTTAGTGTTTTATGTTTTATCGAGTTTAATTATTGTCAAAAAGCCTAAATCAATGAGATAA
- a CDS encoding ABC transporter ATP-binding protein, whose translation MDKIIEVKDLKKSYGNFLAVKGISFDVVKGSLFAFLGTNGAGKSTTIDILSTLNSYDSGEVKIAGLDLKTQSNKIKSKIGVVFQDSVLDGNLTVKENLKIKAGLYYKSYKQAKIELQNVIETCDISNIWKKKYKALSGGQKRRVDIARALICKPEILFLDEPTTGLDPQTRKAIWNTIKKLQIDYNTTIFLTTHYMEEAAQADFITIIDAGQIIAQGTPFELKAKYTSEHIQIKPLNTVDAKDIILDYLTKNDYEFIIQNDYIDVKINDTKKAMSILIPIMYAIDSYQVLYGSMDDVFLNITGKELDTNETTTN comes from the coding sequence ATGGACAAAATTATTGAAGTTAAAGATTTGAAAAAATCTTATGGTAACTTTTTAGCAGTCAAAGGAATCTCGTTTGATGTTGTTAAAGGTAGTTTGTTTGCATTTTTAGGTACAAATGGTGCAGGCAAATCAACCACGATTGATATTTTATCCACATTAAACTCTTACGATTCCGGTGAAGTTAAAATTGCAGGGCTTGATTTAAAAACGCAGTCAAATAAAATTAAATCAAAGATTGGCGTTGTTTTCCAAGACTCAGTTTTAGATGGTAATTTAACTGTTAAAGAAAATTTAAAAATCAAGGCAGGATTATATTATAAATCATATAAGCAAGCTAAAATTGAATTGCAAAACGTCATAGAAACTTGTGATATAAGCAACATTTGAAAAAAGAAGTACAAAGCTTTGTCTGGTGGTCAAAAACGGCGTGTTGATATTGCTAGAGCATTAATATGTAAGCCTGAAATTCTGTTTTTAGATGAACCTACTACTGGACTTGATCCGCAAACAAGAAAAGCGATTTGAAACACTATTAAGAAACTCCAAATTGACTATAACACAACAATTTTTCTAACAACTCATTATATGGAAGAAGCTGCGCAAGCTGATTTTATAACCATTATTGATGCCGGACAAATTATAGCCCAAGGAACTCCGTTTGAATTAAAGGCTAAGTATACATCAGAACATATTCAAATTAAACCACTTAACACTGTTGATGCTAAAGATATAATTCTAGACTATTTAACTAAGAATGATTATGAATTTATAATTCAAAATGATTATATTGATGTTAAAATTAACGACACTAAAAAAGCAATGAGTATTTTAATTCCAATTATGTATGCAATCGATAGTTATCAAGTGCTTTATGGTTCTATGGATGATGTATTTTTAAATATAACCGGAAAGGAGTTGGACACTAATGAAACAACTACTAATTAG
- the ychF gene encoding redox-regulated ATPase YchF: MSLKAGIVGLPNVGKSTLFSAITKKQVESSNYAFTTIEPNIASVPLIDPRLQKIAQLVKPDKIVWANFDFVDIAGLVKGAADGAGLGNKFLGNIREVDAIIHVVRCFNDKNIQHVEQSVNPVRDKDIINYELLLADLETITNILNRVSKKAKSGDADALAEQQVATILKEAFENNTPARELSFDEKQTKIIKGYHLLTFKPMIYVANLGNDQFANYQEDENYKALAQSLLPHEKLLPICVQLESELVEVESEEEKMELLSMYGITTSGLDLLTREAFNLLNLETYFTAGKVEVRAWVYQKGWLAPRCAGVIHTDFEKKFIKADVIAYNDFVENGGELGAKNAGKLRSEGKTYVMQDGDICHFKFGK, encoded by the coding sequence ATGTCTTTAAAAGCAGGAATTGTTGGATTACCAAACGTTGGTAAAAGTACTTTATTTAGTGCTATAACTAAAAAACAAGTTGAATCTTCTAATTATGCCTTTACTACAATTGAACCTAACATTGCTTCAGTGCCATTAATCGATCCAAGGTTACAAAAAATAGCACAATTAGTTAAGCCAGATAAAATCGTTTGAGCTAATTTTGATTTTGTTGACATTGCAGGATTAGTAAAAGGTGCAGCTGATGGAGCTGGATTAGGTAATAAATTTTTAGGTAACATCAGGGAAGTTGATGCTATTATTCACGTTGTTAGATGTTTTAATGATAAAAACATTCAACACGTTGAACAATCAGTTAATCCGGTTAGAGATAAAGATATTATCAATTATGAATTGCTGCTAGCTGATTTAGAAACTATTACAAATATATTAAACAGAGTATCAAAGAAAGCTAAATCTGGCGATGCTGATGCTTTAGCAGAACAACAAGTAGCAACTATCTTGAAAGAAGCTTTTGAAAACAACACTCCTGCTAGAGAACTTAGTTTTGATGAAAAACAAACTAAGATCATTAAAGGTTATCACTTACTTACTTTCAAACCAATGATTTATGTAGCAAATTTAGGTAATGATCAATTTGCCAACTATCAAGAAGATGAAAATTATAAAGCGTTAGCACAATCATTACTACCTCATGAAAAATTGCTTCCTATTTGTGTTCAGCTAGAGTCTGAACTAGTTGAAGTAGAATCAGAAGAAGAAAAAATGGAATTACTATCAATGTATGGAATAACCACAAGTGGTTTAGATCTACTTACGCGTGAAGCATTTAATTTATTAAATCTTGAAACTTACTTTACAGCAGGTAAGGTTGAAGTTAGAGCTTGAGTTTATCAAAAAGGTTGACTAGCTCCAAGATGTGCTGGAGTTATTCATACTGATTTTGAAAAGAAATTTATCAAAGCAGATGTTATTGCTTACAATGATTTTGTTGAAAATGGTGGTGAACTGGGTGCTAAAAACGCTGGTAAGCTAAGATCAGAAGGTAAAACTTATGTAATGCAAGATGGTGATATTTGTCATTTCAAATTCGGAAAATAA